A single window of Chitinophaga sp. XS-30 DNA harbors:
- a CDS encoding FAD-dependent oxidoreductase → MQKRTQLLLVFSLFFSTVSAQQQVDLLIVGGGASGTTAGIQAARMGTRTLIIEETDWLGGMLTAAGVSAIDGNHRMPSGLWGEFRRHLYDHYGGAKAVFTGWVSNTLFEPHIGNQILKQMVAAEKLLEVKYRTKWTAIRRAGSYWQVTVQQGKKQSVIEAKLVIDATELGDVMAAAGAKYDIGMDSRHETGEAQAPEQANDIIQDLTYVVVLKDYGKGADKTIPKPAGYDPSLFARCCDVSDPASFDSPDNNCHHMMQYGRLPNNKYMINWPKHGNDYYLNIIEHTREQREAALEAAKLHSLRFVYYLQTALGYKNLGIADDEFPTKDRLPMIPYHRESRRVKGEAQLTVNHVSRPYDQPEALYRTGIAVGDYTIDHHHDKNESAPKIDFVKIRVPSYNVPVGSLIPKGVNGLIVAEKSISVTNIVNGATRLQPVVLGIGQASGALAALALQKQVQPREVAIREVQQALLDAKAYIMPFIDVQSTDPHFAAIQRIGATGILKGAGVPFKWANQTWFYPDRKLSGYELAEGLRPYFEPLRNYWGASGDPLTLQYLVELFNHAGVKITWQQIQGDWQKLLLKGQPAENMELDRRSAAVLTDHYLQPFRRPVDVRGSLVKAPE, encoded by the coding sequence ATGCAGAAACGTACGCAGCTATTACTGGTATTCAGCCTGTTTTTCTCTACAGTGAGCGCACAGCAGCAGGTGGACCTGCTGATCGTTGGCGGCGGCGCCAGCGGTACAACGGCAGGGATCCAGGCTGCAAGGATGGGCACCCGTACATTAATTATAGAGGAAACGGACTGGCTGGGCGGAATGCTGACGGCCGCAGGCGTTTCCGCCATAGATGGCAATCACCGCATGCCCTCCGGTCTCTGGGGGGAATTCCGCCGGCATCTTTATGATCATTACGGTGGCGCAAAAGCAGTATTCACCGGCTGGGTAAGCAATACACTCTTCGAACCGCATATAGGCAATCAGATACTCAAGCAGATGGTGGCCGCGGAAAAACTGCTGGAAGTAAAATACCGGACGAAATGGACGGCCATCCGCCGCGCCGGCAGCTATTGGCAGGTGACCGTGCAGCAAGGCAAAAAACAATCGGTCATCGAAGCAAAACTGGTGATCGATGCGACCGAACTGGGTGATGTAATGGCGGCCGCAGGCGCAAAATATGACATCGGGATGGACAGCCGCCACGAAACCGGCGAAGCGCAGGCGCCTGAACAGGCGAACGATATCATCCAGGACCTGACCTATGTTGTGGTGCTGAAGGATTACGGCAAGGGGGCCGACAAAACGATCCCCAAACCCGCAGGTTACGATCCTTCCCTGTTCGCCCGCTGCTGCGACGTGTCAGACCCGGCTTCGTTCGACTCCCCGGATAACAACTGCCATCATATGATGCAGTATGGCCGTCTGCCGAACAACAAATACATGATCAACTGGCCGAAGCACGGCAATGACTATTACCTCAACATTATTGAACATACCCGGGAACAAAGGGAAGCGGCGCTTGAAGCCGCCAAACTGCACAGTCTGCGTTTTGTCTACTACCTGCAAACAGCGCTGGGCTACAAAAACCTGGGCATTGCGGATGATGAGTTCCCAACAAAAGACAGGTTGCCGATGATCCCCTATCACCGCGAATCCCGCCGCGTAAAAGGAGAAGCGCAGCTGACCGTGAATCATGTATCCAGACCGTACGACCAGCCGGAAGCGCTGTATCGTACAGGCATTGCCGTTGGTGACTATACCATCGATCATCATCACGATAAAAATGAGTCCGCGCCGAAGATCGACTTCGTGAAGATCCGTGTGCCTTCCTATAATGTACCGGTGGGCAGCCTTATCCCGAAAGGAGTGAATGGGCTGATCGTCGCGGAAAAAAGCATCAGCGTCACCAATATCGTCAACGGCGCTACCCGCCTTCAGCCGGTGGTGCTGGGCATCGGGCAGGCTTCCGGCGCACTGGCGGCATTGGCACTGCAAAAGCAGGTGCAGCCCAGGGAGGTGGCTATCCGGGAAGTACAGCAGGCTTTGCTGGATGCCAAAGCATACATCATGCCTTTCATCGATGTGCAAAGCACAGACCCGCATTTCGCCGCCATCCAGCGTATCGGCGCTACGGGCATCCTGAAAGGAGCGGGCGTGCCGTTCAAATGGGCGAACCAGACCTGGTTCTATCCTGACCGCAAACTCAGCGGTTATGAACTGGCGGAAGGGTTGCGGCCTTACTTCGAACCGTTGCGCAACTATTGGGGCGCTTCCGGTGATCCGCTCACCCTGCAATACCTGGTGGAGCTTTTCAACCATGCGGGTGTGAAAATAACATGGCAACAGATACAGGGCGACTGGCAAAAACTTTTGCTGAAAGGTCAGCCTGCAGAAAATATGGAACTGGACCGCCGCAGCGCTGCGGTATTGACAGACCATTACCTGCAGCCATTCCGGCGGCCGGTGGATGTCAGGGGCAGTCTCGTAAAAGCTCCCGAATAA
- a CDS encoding TonB-dependent receptor, with translation MGRWLICMAMLIAPALATYAQSGAVSGTVTDDQGGPLPGVTVQIKGTSQGTKTDVFGKFSLSLTNSPATLVFSFIGYETKEITTTAVENLTIKLGETASGLNEVVVIGYGTQKRQNVIGSAVQIGSDQIKQAPVMNITNALSGRLPGLTTLQQSGRPGADDATLRIRGVGTFSGNQGPLVVVDGVPRPNFSGMDPNEIETITLLKDAVSTAVYGLQAANGIILITTKRGKVQKPTITYDGGVTMSQNTRFPKFLNGPDYMTWYNRGTDMDNDYHEHTGGDPVPYIYSQEQIEAVRNGTNTNPLLGNTDWVGKLVGRNAFSQNHALSVRGGTEKVKYFANIGMLDQDGVVENTGFKRYNVRTNLDAQLNDVFSVALDLSVRQQNTRTPGISPDNTAYLNPFYQAVRMLPNLPEYAPNGLPVAYNSNAGWVNPIASVQQSGYQRQQSNIFQGNITLKAKIPWVEGLEAKLLTAYDKTSSENKGWTTPYSLMGRARDQVSGDYVMLTTVPGITKTTLRQSFSQNNRQTFQPSITYNRTFNKDHEVSVLALYEWSQYNSNLFSTGASNFPLTDIHEINFGSSATEDFISPTGSSTVDSRAGYVGRINYAYKGKYLFEVVTRYDASINFAPEYRWNAFPAVAAGWIVSKEDFFEKASDVIDFLKVKASWGKAGNDAIGRFTYLQTYQLTSDPVMVIGGKPANAIYTSAPPYPTVTWETSTMTNVGFESNFLKGKLGFDFEWFYKLTNDILASQANLYPLSNGGYNPSAVNYGIMDNRGFDLQIRHNNTIGKLEYGVTGNFNWARNKIIRLDESSSLPEWMRRVGKPYGTKFGFQADGMYQTWEEARNGSSPAAGVIAPGFFKYRDINGDGRITRTDDFVEIGRSNLPEIMYGLNLYLKYAGFDFSALLQGAALSSVNLAGTYEGSSGTSGVDDNTPFTRAFYGYGNSPYFLVENAWTPDNPNAEFPRLSAYKAQLTAHNAHINSGWVRDGSYLRLKSMQLGYNVPQQLLNRANIQSLRVFVTGYNLATWDKLKYLDPEMPNVNNGFYPQQRMFSAGVNLSL, from the coding sequence ATGGGACGATGGCTGATATGCATGGCGATGCTGATTGCGCCGGCCCTCGCTACCTATGCGCAATCCGGCGCCGTCAGCGGTACGGTGACCGATGATCAGGGAGGCCCGCTGCCGGGTGTTACGGTGCAGATCAAAGGCACCTCACAAGGCACAAAGACCGATGTATTCGGTAAATTCTCCCTTTCGCTGACCAACTCGCCGGCCACGCTTGTATTTAGCTTTATCGGTTATGAGACAAAAGAAATTACGACCACCGCGGTGGAAAATCTGACCATTAAGCTCGGTGAAACGGCCAGTGGCCTGAATGAAGTGGTGGTGATCGGTTACGGTACGCAGAAACGCCAGAATGTGATCGGTTCTGCGGTACAGATAGGCAGCGACCAGATCAAACAGGCGCCGGTAATGAACATTACCAATGCCCTGTCCGGCCGCCTGCCGGGTTTAACTACCCTGCAGCAATCCGGCCGCCCCGGTGCTGATGATGCCACGCTCCGCATCCGCGGTGTGGGCACATTCAGCGGCAACCAGGGCCCGCTTGTAGTGGTAGACGGTGTTCCCCGTCCGAATTTCTCCGGCATGGACCCTAACGAGATAGAGACCATCACCCTGTTGAAGGACGCGGTATCCACAGCCGTATATGGTTTGCAGGCTGCCAACGGCATCATCCTCATCACTACCAAACGCGGTAAAGTGCAAAAGCCCACGATCACTTATGACGGTGGCGTAACCATGAGCCAGAACACCCGCTTCCCGAAATTCCTCAACGGTCCGGATTACATGACCTGGTACAACAGAGGCACGGATATGGATAACGATTACCATGAGCATACCGGCGGCGATCCTGTTCCCTACATCTATTCCCAGGAACAGATAGAAGCGGTGCGCAATGGCACCAATACGAATCCTTTGCTGGGTAATACCGACTGGGTGGGTAAACTGGTAGGCCGCAATGCTTTCTCCCAGAACCACGCCCTCAGTGTAAGAGGCGGTACGGAAAAAGTAAAGTACTTCGCCAACATCGGTATGCTGGACCAGGATGGTGTGGTTGAAAATACCGGCTTCAAACGATATAACGTCCGTACTAATTTAGATGCCCAGCTGAATGATGTGTTCTCTGTGGCATTAGACCTCTCCGTCCGCCAGCAGAACACCCGCACACCGGGCATTTCCCCGGATAACACGGCTTACCTCAACCCGTTCTACCAGGCGGTGCGCATGCTGCCCAACCTGCCGGAATATGCACCGAACGGCTTGCCTGTTGCCTATAACAGTAACGCAGGCTGGGTAAACCCGATCGCCTCCGTGCAGCAGTCAGGTTATCAGCGCCAGCAGTCCAATATCTTTCAGGGTAACATCACGCTGAAAGCGAAAATTCCCTGGGTAGAGGGCCTGGAAGCGAAATTGCTGACGGCTTACGATAAAACAAGTAGTGAAAATAAAGGCTGGACAACGCCCTATAGCCTGATGGGCCGTGCCAGGGACCAGGTGAGCGGCGATTATGTGATGCTGACCACCGTTCCGGGTATCACCAAAACCACGCTGCGCCAGTCATTCTCCCAGAATAACCGGCAGACGTTCCAGCCCAGTATTACTTATAACCGCACTTTCAATAAAGACCATGAAGTAAGCGTACTGGCCCTGTATGAATGGTCGCAATACAACAGCAACCTGTTCTCCACCGGCGCCAGCAACTTTCCGCTGACGGATATTCACGAGATCAATTTCGGCAGCTCTGCTACGGAAGACTTTATCAGTCCTACCGGCAGCAGCACCGTAGATTCCAGAGCAGGTTACGTAGGCCGTATCAACTATGCTTACAAGGGAAAATATCTCTTTGAAGTAGTTACCCGTTACGATGCTTCTATCAACTTTGCGCCGGAATACCGCTGGAATGCTTTCCCCGCGGTTGCTGCAGGCTGGATCGTGAGCAAGGAAGATTTCTTTGAGAAAGCCAGCGATGTGATAGACTTCCTGAAAGTAAAGGCATCCTGGGGTAAGGCCGGTAACGACGCCATCGGGAGGTTCACTTATCTGCAGACCTATCAGCTGACATCCGATCCGGTGATGGTGATCGGCGGAAAACCCGCGAACGCCATCTATACCAGCGCACCACCTTATCCAACCGTAACCTGGGAAACGTCTACCATGACCAACGTTGGTTTTGAATCTAATTTCCTGAAAGGAAAACTTGGATTTGATTTTGAGTGGTTCTACAAGCTGACCAACGACATCCTTGCTTCACAGGCAAACCTCTATCCGCTGTCCAATGGCGGTTACAACCCGAGCGCGGTGAACTACGGCATTATGGACAACCGCGGCTTCGATCTGCAGATCCGCCACAATAACACGATCGGTAAATTGGAGTATGGCGTTACCGGTAACTTCAACTGGGCGCGCAACAAGATCATCCGCCTGGATGAAAGCAGCTCGCTGCCGGAATGGATGCGCCGTGTAGGCAAACCGTATGGTACCAAGTTCGGTTTCCAGGCAGACGGTATGTACCAGACCTGGGAAGAAGCCCGCAATGGTTCTTCTCCCGCCGCTGGCGTGATCGCTCCCGGTTTCTTCAAATACAGGGATATCAATGGCGACGGCCGCATTACCCGTACGGATGACTTCGTAGAGATCGGCCGCAGCAACCTGCCCGAGATCATGTACGGTCTGAACCTCTACCTGAAATATGCCGGCTTCGATTTCTCCGCATTGCTGCAGGGCGCCGCATTGAGCAGTGTAAACCTCGCCGGCACTTACGAAGGTTCCAGCGGTACCAGCGGCGTAGATGATAATACACCGTTTACCCGTGCCTTCTACGGTTATGGCAACTCCCCGTATTTCCTCGTGGAAAACGCCTGGACGCCGGATAACCCGAACGCCGAGTTCCCCCGTCTCTCTGCCTACAAGGCACAGCTGACCGCGCATAACGCGCACATCAACTCCGGCTGGGTACGCGATGGTTCCTACCTCCGCCTCAAATCCATGCAGCTGGGTTATAATGTGCCGCAGCAATTGCTGAACCGTGCCAACATCCAGTCGCTGCGTGTGTTCGTGACCGGTTACAACCTGGCGACCTGGGACAAGCTGAAATACCTCGATCCGGAAATGCCGAACGTGAACAACGGTTTCTATCCGCAGCAAAGGATGTTTTCCGCAGGCGTAAACCTTTCATTATAA